A region of Lycium barbarum isolate Lr01 chromosome 3, ASM1917538v2, whole genome shotgun sequence DNA encodes the following proteins:
- the LOC132632414 gene encoding kunitz trypsin inhibitor 5-like, protein MKISGILLLFFTLFQVIKADEVVLDTDKDQVRPGQNYYILPATTGKGGGLTLAKGENGSCPLNVFQEQNSKSVGLPIKLLMVNSASGLMIYINEDINIKFAAPRYVSMCNKSIVWEVDKGFVTTDGTQGGMHDTSSCLFTIQKYEDAYAIQFCPRATGCSFVCPRLKCGYIGISPAANGARRLAVNAPVFKIVFKKAY, encoded by the coding sequence ATGAAGATATCAGGGATTTTGTTGCTTTTTTTCACCTTATTCCAAGTTATAAAAGCTGATGAAGTAGTTCTTGATACTGATAAAGACCAAGTCCGTCCAGGCCAGAACTACTACATATTACCGGCCACCACCGGCAAAGGTGGCGGCCTAACGCTTGCAAAAGGCGAAAACGGGAGCTGCCCTCTAAACGTTTTTCAAGAGCAGAATTCGAAAAGCGTAGGCCTTCCTATAAAATTGTTGATGGTGAATTCAGCCTCTGGGCTAATGATCTACATAAATGAGGACATAAATATCAAATTTGCAGCACCAAGGTACGTGTCGATGTGCAATAAATCAATTGTTTGGGAAGTGGACAAAGGGTTTGTGACCACTGATGGAACTCAGGGTGGGATGCATGACACGTCCTCATGTTTATTTACGATTCAGAAATATGAAGATGCATATGCTATACAGTTTTGTCCTAGAGCTACAGGTTGTTCTTTTGTTTGTCCAAGGTTGAAGTGTGGGTATATTGGTATTTCACCTGCCGCAAATGGAGCGAGGCGTTTGGCTGTGAACGCTCCGGTTTTCAAGATTGTGTTCAAGAAGGCCTACTAA
- the LOC132631325 gene encoding uncharacterized protein LOC132631325, which translates to MGNLTPNLNATSTATPTLAVGSTSNTVSSSRTAPAPTPAKKFGKFTGIDFKRWQQKMFFYLTTLSLQKFIQEVVPVLPDSTSENERFVVTEAWKHSDFLCKNYILSGLEDDLYKVYSNVGTSKELWDVLEKKYKTEDAGLKKFIAAKFLNYKIVDVKSVVTQVQKLQVIIHDLLAEGLVISGAFQVAAVIEKLPSSWKDFKNYLKHKQKEVTLEDLIVRLRTKEDNKAAEKKSNGRSTIGGTHIVETAPTNLKKRKKASGPTN; encoded by the exons ATGGGAAACCTAACTCCAAATTTGAATGCTACTTCTACTGCCACACCAACCCTCGCGGTTGGTTCTACGAGCAATACTGTGTCCTCCAGTCGTACTGCACCAGCACCGACTCCGGCAAAGAAGTTCGGAAAATTCACCGGGATTGATTTCAAACGATGGCAACAAAAGATGTTCTTCTATTTAACTACTTTAAGCCTTCAAAAGTTTATTCAGGAGGTCGTTCCAGTTCTGCCGGACTCAACATCTGAGAATGAACGTTTTGTTGTAACTGAGGCTTGGAAGCACTCAGATTTTTTGTGCAAGAATTATATTCTTAGCGGACTGGAGGATGATCTTTACAAAGTCTATAGTAATGTGGGAACTTCAAAAGAACTATGGGATGTGttggaaaagaaatataaaactGAGGATGCCGGACTGAAGAAGTTTATCGCTGCTAAGTTTCTGAACTACAAAATAGTAGATGTCAAGTCTGTTGTTACTCAAGTTCAAAAGTTGCAGGTTATCATCCATGATCTCCTCGCTGAAG GTTTGGTGATTAGTGGGGCGTTTCAAGTTGCGGCAGTGATAGAGAAGCTGCCTTCTTCATGGAAGGACTTCAAAAATTACTTGAAACACAAGCAAAAGGAGGTGACACTTGAAGATCTCATCGTCCGGTTGAGAACCAAGGAAGATAACAAGGCAGCGGAGAAAAAGTCTAATGGGAGATCAACCATAGGGGGAACACATATTGTTGAAACTGCCCCAACGAAtctgaaaaagaggaaaaaggcaTCGGGACCAACGAACTAG
- the LOC132631326 gene encoding uncharacterized protein LOC132631326 → MYSLELHQMDVKTTFLNGELEKEIYMEQSEGFVVSGKEKKVLEKFKYLDFKVAKTPIDMNLALAKNKGDSHSQLDYARVLGSLMYIMNGILQLLKDTVIQIGSPVQLKLNPQVDTFLP, encoded by the exons ATGTACAGTCTTGAactccatcaaatggatgtgaaaacaaCCTTCTTAAATGGAGAGTTGGAgaaagaaatttacatggaacaatcCGAAGGGTTTGTAGTTTCAGGGAAAGAGAAGAAG gtacttgaaaaGTTCAAGTATTTGGACTTTAAAGTTGCAAAGACGCCAATTGATATGAACCTTGCTCTTGCAAAGAATAAAGGTGACAGTCATTCTCAATTGGATTATGCCAGagtgttgggaagtttgatgtatatcatgaacg GTATCCTGCAGTTATTGAAGGATACAGTGATTCAAATTGGATCACCGGTTCAACTGAAActaaatccacaagtggatacgTTTTTACCATAG